The Medicago truncatula cultivar Jemalong A17 chromosome 7, MtrunA17r5.0-ANR, whole genome shotgun sequence genome includes the window ttaaAATTTGTTTCATGTCACGTTAATTAACAACTTGTCATTGTTGTTACCGGCAACCATGAGTCTTttttcatgaagaaaaaaaaacaagagacaatcatttttattttctaaaaaaaatatatttaaattgtgtttcttttttttagcaataaaTTGTGTTTCCTTGGTACAATTAATCATAaagaaaattacttttttagagataaaaaaaattgtattcgTATTAATTAAGATTTagaggtaaaaaaaattgttattcgtattaattaaaaaacaaatatgaagtATATGAACtaaaaacttgtcaaaaaaagaatatgaaCTAATTGTTGCTAGTAAAACGTGGTAACAATTAAAACGTAGCACTTTCCCTCGAAAAATATTAAAACGTAGTATGTGACTCCTTGCATTAGACAAACTGGTACAGTGTTAACGTACGTGTGTGTAACAATAatttacaaatgaaaaataaaaactaaagcGAGGGTAGAAACGTAATTGTTGTGAACAGTCAATACTCTCTCCTCATTTCTTCTCAATCCAGCCAAGAGAGTAAAAAGTGGGAATTTGGTCTCtcttatttctctctctttaatCTCTCTTCTTCACCAAACACAAGAAAAACTCCATCTCTTCTCTATATCTCtcttttctctatctctctttcTTATTTCTCTTCAACCAAACAGAGTGTAAGGGGTGACCTTCAGGAGAGTCAAGTTTCAGAGAAAAAATAAGCTAGAATGATAGAAGATAGTTCTTGGAACATCTTGAGAGAATTTTCAGAAAAGTGATTCATTCAAACAAGTATTTCATAGATCATAACACTGAATTGAAACCAAACTGTATAAAAGCTAGACTAAAAAATTAAGCCAGACGTAAATGCTAAAAAGTTTAATAGCCCATATAAATTGCGGTGGGGATGTATtgaacaaaagaaaattgaagcAAAACAAGGAAATCATCTCAATTTGATTTTGTCATGAAACGTGATAACGAGGAACATTGGCACATTCATCACTCATCAGCCCCTAAAGTTGCATCATAATGTTTTGATATAACAATCTTATTTTTCTAGTAACCATAAAGCATAATCtgatctatataaaaaaaaaaaggcataacCATGTTGCGAGGCAATGTTGCTTCCAATCTACTAAATTTTGAAGTCGAGAGGGAAAGTAAATAAGAGAAATAGAAAATTGTCAATTCTGGTACAGATTTACTTAAAGCCTTCTGTGGTAGCAAAACAAGGATTAACCCTTGTACCAAAATATCTCATTCTATAGACCTATCACGAGATGAAATAGGCATTAAAAAACTCTGAAAGCATaatagtaaataaaacaaaaacaggAAGTCTCAACACTCATTTCTTTTTTCCAGCCTTAGCAGCATCAGAAGCCTTGGTCTGCAGAgacaacacaaacaaaattgtatgatttaatgaaacaaggATTGCATACGGTGTAAGCAATCATAAACCTACAACAACAATTACTAACTGTAAAATTACCTTCTTTACACCACGAATCTTCTTAGCTCTATTCTTTCTCTCCTTCATTTGCTTCCTTGACTTCTCTACTTTTGTGTCAAGGCCATTCTGAAATAGATTTATATTTTGGTTCAGTCCACAAAACAATGTAATCACGGATATTAATACAAGCTtattgaagggaaaaaatatgttttaattcaCAAATATTAATATGACAAAAACACAAATGGTAAATGATGGTAAAAACAAGTTGAAACCAACAAGATACCAAGGAAACACATTATTTAAATAGACACAGCAATGACAGTGAAAATACACAACCAGTGCTAAACAAATTTATGACCACACCTGACTTGAGAGTTGTATTGCCCTGCTTTCATAGACAGTTTTATGTGTTTCCTCCCTTTATACTTTTGTGATTTAGATGGAACAACGGTAACATAGATGTAACCTTTGTGCACACTGACATATATAAGTGTAACCACAGTGATTTAGATGTAACCTTTGTGCATACACTTAGACTAATGTTTCAAGAAGACTTCGAGAGCATGCCTtgtaacaaatatattaaatatgcGGTTTGACAACTAGCAACTGTACTATTAGAGACAAGTTTGTTAAGAGGTATACTATTGTACCCGAGCGGTTTTGGGACGGATATTTAGGATCCCTCCACCTCCGATAGGAAATGAGACGGGGAGGCATCACCCTGCCTCATTGCATCAATTATGTCCAAAGGAAATGGTTGAAATCtaatcttttatatatttaacaaattaaaataacttgTCCTCCTATTTACCGTATactattataataatatttgctgctatttaaattatattaatattttccaACAATAAGTTATTATAAAACTTATTGGAAAGCATTGAAATATCTTCCTCTTTGTTCAAACATCCTTCATTCATCTTTCTCAGCTGCAATAAAGAAGTTCATGCCAAGACATAATAGCATCATCATCTTTGTTCATAAtgacatcatcatcttctttgttCATAATGATATAACCATCATCTTCTTTGTTTATAATGCATACACTGCCACGTTCTTTGGTAAATGTGCACTCTGTTTAATTGATAGTTTTAACCACTTTAGTCTTGTTAGTCCAATTGTCaagttgattttttgtttttattttaaaccatcaaatatgatattttcTCTACAATCCTTCAATAATTAGGTAATGTTTTGCTTAATTTTCAGTCATTTCGATATTTAagtgtaaataataataatataaaaagattccaatttttgtctccataataataaaacttccctaaataaattttctctcctcaatttttttttatatgattgaaGTAGTAGTGATATCTCTTTCTTGCCACCTTAATCATATAAAGTTTTTTGAggagaaaaaattatattaggTAAGTTTTCATCGttggaaaaaattaaaacattacaATCTCAATAAATGAGCAGATAACCAGTGCATTTGTGtaatattgggaaaaaaaatttgtgtatgaaatgtaatcttgaaaatttatataagcaactatttttttgttatatacaACTCATCGCCTAAAAAAGTTATCAACAGACTATGACAAATGAAATtactaaacaaaaaaatgatttaattgttCCACCCCCTCACAAAAAGGATCATATAATCAAACATAATATGAGGCTACCGAATTACCGAACACGGCATGCTTAACCAACTCTAGGCTATTTCATAATCATTGTTTGTTACATAGCACGCTTAAACAATTCTCCTTGTATTGATCCAAATTCCTACACGGTTTTGGAGAGATTGTCCTGATTACCCGATCATCCACAAAAGCACACCGAAAGATATGCTTGTTTTTGTAGGTTATCCCAACATTCATATCCTCAAAAGTCACATTTTTGACCGGAATCTCTTTACTACTTTGAATGCTTACAGGTACATGAACTCCCTTGCTGAGAATATTGATAAAGCTCATGTCTCTGAGAATTGGAAGCATTGTAGGGACATATCTAGAGTTAGGGTGTTCATTCAAATCAGTTTTGATAACAATTCCAACAAAAACGTTGTTGAAAGTTAGATTGCGGTCTTGATCCTGATGTCATTCTTATATGTTCGCCAAATAACTTATCGCAATCTAACTTTCAACAATGTTCGTGTTAGATTTGTTATCAAAACCGAATACAACGAACACCCTGATGCTGGATATGTTCCTACAGCGCATTCCAATTCTCAAAGACATAAGCTTCACCAATATTTGCGACAAGGGAGTTCATGTACATGTAAGCATTCAAGGTAGTAAAGAGATTCCGGTCGGAAATGTGACTTTCGAGGATATGAATGTTGGGATAACctacaaaaacaaacatatcTTTCGGTATGCTTTTGTGGATGGTTGGGTAATCGGgacaatatttacaaaaccgTGTAGGAATTTTGATCAATACAATGAACAAGGAGAATAGGTTAAGCATGTTGTGTCACAGAATGTAACAGACAATGATTATGAAATTTGAAGTATATCAAATATCCTAGATTTGGTTAAGCATGATGTGTTCTGTAAGTAAATAGGTCTCGCTTTATGTCtgaatatatgattatttttaggAGGAGATGGAACAATCAagtcacttattcatctttttgTTTAGTAATTTCATTTGTCATAGTCTATTGATAGCTTTCTTAGGCGATGAGttgtatataataaaaaaaaaattacctaaTTATAAAAGGATATTAGCGAAAAGCTCATATTTGGTGgtttaaattataaacaaaaaatcaacTTAACAATTGGAATAACAAGACTAAAGTGGCTAAAAATACCAATCAAATAGAGTGCGCATTGCTTCAAAGAAAGAGATGGCAAATGCATTATGAACAAAGAAGATGACGGTTATATAATATGAACAAAGAAGAAGATGGTGAACTTATGAAGAACAAAGAGGATGGTGATGTCATTATGAACAAAGAAGACGGTGATGATATTATACCTTGGCATGAGCTTCTTTCATTGCAGCTGAGAAAGATAGTGAAGGATGTTTGATCAAAAAGGAAGATGTTTCGATCGATGCTTTCCAACAAGTTCTATAAGGACTTATTGttggaaaatataaatataaattaaatagtaGCAAATATTGCTATAATAATATACGATAACTCGGAGGACAAGTTATTTGTATTTGTTGAGTATGAAAGATTGGATTAGATTTAAGATGGACTCATGTTTAACCATCAATTGTTTCCTATCGGGGTTCGGGGGTGGACGAGTCCCCTATATCCGCCCCAAAGCCGCTTGGTAACAATAGTCTAGCAATGTTAACTAACATACCTAACTATAAAATAACTACCACTACCCCTTCTAAATAAGGAAAAGTGACAACAAAAAGGAACAAAGACAATGTAAGCACTGAGCTTTTATAATGGTATagaaaaaacatgaaacaacaacaatgtACGCAATGAATACTAGAATGTATTATAATtgtaaagaaaatattaaaaaaaaaatatttcacagCAAAAGATAGTCGACAACAACGATGCAAGGAGTAACTATCTATGAAGCACTAACATGGACACCAACACTTGACACCGGTGATAAATAGAAAAGGTGAATTatttgaatgtaatcacatgcgTAAGTGTCGTGTTGGTGTCGGACAGTGACACGTGCGGTGCTACATTGTAACTACAACAATGTACCGTAAATAACATATACAATACTTCAACTACGAAATGGTCTTATTATTGACTCACCCTGATAAGTCTGTACTTGGGCTCGTACTTCTTTGCGTTGTCAACTGAATCAtaaatcaaaccaaaaccagTAGATTTGCCACCTccaaaatttgtttgtaatcCAAAGACAAACACAGTGTTGTCCTTTGCTCCATACATTGTTGCCAGCTTCTCCTTAAGCTCAGACTTTATACCACACACAACAAAGCAATCAATAACTActtaaaaaatctgaatattcAATTGCTAATTTAAGATACTCAAATCCTAAAATCTGAATATTCAACAAGATGATGAAATCTGAATATTCTATATCCTACCTATAGGATTCGAAGGGGTTGTAACTTACGTAATAAGTAGTAAGTAATAAAAGACACTTATTACCTATGTAATAATAAGTAATAAAATTATTGTCTCTCTCATGATTCATCAATGCtactccaaaataaaaaaattaactgatATTTCACCATATTAGGATAACAGATCTCACTGTCAATCATATTTCCGCAACATTTGTCAATGCAGCTTATCCAAATTGAAATACACTGGGTCAAAAAATATCCCAAGACGTGGAGATGCGAAAACAAATCCACTAGAATTGAGAATCTAACTACACCAGGAGCAGTTTTGATCTAACGGCTAAAAATGTTTAAACTTGTCTTCGCAAATTAGtttaaaaatctgaatattCAATTGCTAATTTAAGACGATGAAATCCTAAAATCTGTTAAtattgtttaaattaaaaaacgaaTAAAGAAAAGCACCTTAGAAACATTTGGTTTCCCAGGATGATTAGCTTCGACAACCtgcaataacaataataataggaaAACTGTTAAGTATCACGAAATAATGTATTAAAGCTAGCATCCCAAATTCATTGCGCATTTGCATATCGAGAGGTTCTTATTAATACTTCGAAATCATATAAAGTGAACCTATTAACCTAAAATTGATAAAGAAGAAAAGGGATAAAAATTGAGAAACTCACGAATTGCTTTCGTGAAAGCAGGCGGTTGGTGAGGAACTTCCTGGTCCTGATGGTAACGGCTTTGTCCGCCATGGTTTTCAGTTGAGTGATGCAAGCGATGGTGGAGCAGGAGATGATCGGGTGAGAGAGACAGAGGCAGCTTCAAAATCGGTTAATGCATAAAGAAATAATACATGTATACGACAAAGCCCTGCCGTTTTATAAAACTAGGGTTTTGGATAATTGGGCTATGCTAAaacttaaacaaaattttggtGACTTAATCATCaacttcgtccctgaatttcTACGGGTCGGCCAACTTCGTCTCTCAATGatgcgaaatatcaatttaatctttgaatttgttaaatgtcaatcaagttaATCCTTCTGTTCAAACGGAGTGTTAACGGGGCTGACGTGACTgttaacctctcacatgtcaGGCGCCACGTAGACAGAgactaatttggccgataaTAACACACATttcgaaggactaaattgattgatttgcaaaaaaaaaattggtttcttCTCTAACGGCTCTTTTCTTCCCCAATGGCTCTGTCTTCCCCAATTGTATAAAATTTGAACCCTAATTACACAATCTGCAATCTACGTTATAAAATCACCTAAATTtcggcaaaagttatggtgcataagttattttcttatgcaccgtgcataaaacacatcacaaccatcagatttcttttattttgaacaaaaatggttttggctcactttgggggtgtaggaagcaattatgttgggatttatgcacggtgcataaggatttccttatgcaccataaccactccccTAAATTTCCTCTAATAACAAGTGGTCCAGTTCTTCCCCagttcaaaaaacttaaaaccctaatcTTTCGTATTGAATCTGAAAGCCAAAATCCACAAAATTTCTTGAAGTaaaactattgaaattgaatctaaAATGAAGGGGGTGGGAATAtgggaaaaaaattgttatgaaaGTTGAGCTTCATCTTCAAACTCCAAGTTTAATGGtgatgaaaagaggttgaagatgattcaGAAATGTATCTTTTctgtaataatattttcatcatattagtccctgaattatttCACTATCTATCAAATAGATCCATACGTTATATTaaaaaccatcaaataagttcctgaattgtttaatcagatatcaaattgatccttgaAGCATATGGGtacaaaattaagtaaaaatgccagaacacacaaattgaaactgaaatatTACATAGGCAAAAGTCATAGGTCATAAGTCTGATAAATTACATAGGTAAAAGCAACCTAACTATGGGGCATTAACAAATCATAAGTCTTAAACGGTAAGTTAAGCAAAAAGAAACCCAACTACGGGGCATAATTCAAATAAGCCTAAATATTACAAATCCAAAACATCTATTAAACTTTAGGAAGCATCACTTCTTTGGAAATTCGGGAGTTGGTATAAACTCCATGAATTTAGTAGGTTGAGTCGAACCGGGTGGACCATAGGTTGGATATGGAACCCTAATCATGCCAGCAGGAGTTGGATAAGCTGGTGAAGAATCCCTCATTGGTGTCTGCTTAGGCCTATTAGCGAAAGGAACCGGTCCTCTTAGGCCATACCTCCTTGGTGCAACACTCTGAAattgcaaattcaatcaaattattctctaaaatcataacataatcaatcataTCTGTTTTTCAATTAATAGATTAATTGCCAAAACGATCCTTAAAAATTAAGAGTTATACCTGTCCAACATTTACAACAAATTTCCTGCAGTTTCTGCATCTCCAGAGTGAATACGAACACAGAATCTTGGTAAACAACTTGAAAGGCGTTACCTTTAATCACAGCCGAACACAGAAACGTCAAAAACTTCAGAATCGTCggtgatgatgattttggagggGTGAGAATGAAGAAAGTTTTAGCGGAAAGGTGAAATGTCAAGGATGTTTTTGATGTTTCTCACTGAAATGTGAAGAAGGAGGTATGGGTAatgcaggggcaaaatgggaaaagcagaaaaaaataaagtgaaaacTGGACTTTttccaattcaatcaaattagtccttgaacaCGTGGCTTCCTTCTTGCCACGTGTACAAGACAACACAGCATGCATGCAGGGCGACATGTCCCCATGGCTAACGGAGCACTTGGACGGAGATACCTTTTTGATTAACGTCTgacaaattcagggactaagttgatatttcgcataattgagggaTGAATTTGGCCGACccgtgaaaattcaaggacgaatttgatggTTCACTCAAATTTTCCttaaccaagttgcttgggctccagtggcaaggagctcattccaaggacgtacccggggaataccgagttcgattcccagggggaacaacacttggccagtgcgcatgcctctacgcacgagcaGGATTGGTCGTTCACCATTGGTGGGTCGGAAATCGGTGCGAAAGccgaaaaaaaaatccttaaaccCTCAAGTACTACTTTTAGTACTTTTTAAGAATTGCTTTTAAGTGCCTAAAATTCACTCCCAATCGTGTCGTAATTTCCAACCGGTTATTTTCggtgaattgaaaaaatggaaGTCTCACATTTGATATAGTGGGGTATACCTCTCTAAAGGAtgcataaatataatatatttatatattttatttgaaaatgttaaattaaattattagaaAGTGCTTTTTCAATCCTTAaatttgctaaaatattttggaatataatctaatatatttcaaaacgcagtgtgaaatattttgatatgcaa containing:
- the LOC11431323 gene encoding 40S ribosomal protein S24-1, whose amino-acid sequence is MADKAVTIRTRKFLTNRLLSRKQFVVEANHPGKPNVSKSELKEKLATMYGAKDNTVFVFGLQTNFGGGKSTGFGLIYDSVDNAKKYEPKYRLIRNGLDTKVEKSRKQMKERKNRAKKIRGVKKTKASDAAKAGKKK